From the genome of Edaphobacter dinghuensis, one region includes:
- a CDS encoding TonB-dependent receptor, translating to MTQRKRGWLKYLNLSLVLIAMFCTSMLCFAQTDRGSVSGVVTDPSGAVISGAKVTATNSAMGTQRSTVTTGAGNYTVPQLPAGVYSVTVVAPGFSTGVHSGITVLVGQTARVDLQLTVGLGTTTVQVTADAPLLKLDTPQNNIQVSTKDMNELPLNITGIGAVRDPMSFAALAPGTIAGGWNDIHISGSPATTYRVFMDGLDDTSAVKGAISDENQPSVESLASQELLVNNYSAEFGQSAGGIFNYTSKSGTNKLHGTLFTYFENEALDAGQPFNYTSDGRNYNPQERQLDFGGSVGGPVVIPHLYNGHNKTFFFFAYEEYYNKQTLNQGTITVPTLAYRNGDLSSLLLGPIKDSSGNPVLDCLGRQMINGAVYNPATTRTATCTNGSTAVVRDPFPNNFIGAPSTWDPVAQKVLPYIPTPSGSTASALTNNYPNLQPNNKYQYLTSIKIDHSIGERWHFSGYYINEQSNKDNAANGINGTATQTRWNTTPAPQVYLNADFTATPRLVFHAGFDFTRHDALQNSAIQNFDSTTLGLNTAANMPGGAARTFPIIYGLNVNRSGVPQLGNNNAPFYDDNWYPTVSATWVHGNHTFKFGGDLRHQVFGTHNDLSAGTYGFDASETSLPSAQGQNLYGASIGDAFASFALGQLNSASIGNDNIQWFHRKESGFYGTDTWKATKRITLNYGLRWDLEQMQQEQHNRVTQFSPTVANPSAGGLLGGTEYEGYGAGRCNCIFEKFYPWMIQPRLGVNYMLNDKTVIHVGTGLYSGQQLFMNEINYSNQGFGFNTVTLNSPSYGIAAGQFSNGIPYNPAALTATHFDPGAYPNVGQLNSPPAFIVPNNGRPPRFFQTTIGVERTLAKDLSVEASFIDNRGVWLSSDGLRGYNQLPPSVLKSKYGLDVTNPADFALLTQPISSAAVKARGFSKPYDTFPSGASLAQSLRPFPQFSSVTDAYEHDGNTWYDALQVKVTKRLGYGLSGGLGYTWAKDLGTVSSTGTYTTATVIQDPTLSPKSQKSFLAIDEPQMLNFYFNYEVPRTSFAQNGWKAALFAGWTFDGIFHYQSGFPIQVPGSTSTLTSVTFADGVFANRVPGQPLFLHGLNNHNVNPRTTFFLNPAAWANPAPGTYATSKPYYNDFRGPRYPSEQLGFGKAVTIREGLRLSLRADFFNVFNRWAYPNLNVGSPFATPQYNKDGSIANGFGYLGNSISGAGGNYAPRSGELVARIQF from the coding sequence ATGACGCAACGAAAAAGAGGTTGGCTTAAGTATTTGAATTTGAGTCTGGTGTTGATCGCGATGTTCTGTACAAGTATGTTGTGCTTTGCTCAGACCGATCGCGGCAGCGTATCAGGAGTTGTGACCGATCCGTCGGGCGCGGTAATCTCGGGAGCCAAGGTCACTGCCACCAATTCCGCAATGGGTACACAGCGGTCTACTGTTACCACTGGAGCTGGAAACTATACCGTGCCGCAGCTGCCTGCGGGCGTCTATTCGGTTACGGTGGTTGCGCCGGGCTTTAGCACCGGGGTCCATAGCGGAATCACGGTTCTGGTTGGGCAGACGGCGCGTGTCGACCTGCAACTGACGGTCGGGCTGGGCACGACGACGGTTCAGGTGACGGCTGACGCACCACTGTTGAAACTCGATACTCCGCAGAACAATATTCAAGTCTCCACGAAAGATATGAATGAGTTGCCGCTCAATATTACCGGCATCGGAGCTGTGCGCGATCCGATGAGTTTTGCGGCGCTTGCTCCCGGCACCATTGCCGGAGGTTGGAACGATATTCACATCAGCGGCTCACCGGCTACGACGTACCGTGTTTTTATGGATGGCCTGGACGATACTTCGGCGGTCAAGGGCGCCATCTCCGATGAAAATCAGCCCTCTGTCGAATCGCTCGCCTCACAAGAGCTTCTGGTGAACAACTACTCGGCGGAGTTTGGCCAGTCGGCTGGCGGAATCTTCAACTACACTTCAAAGTCCGGCACCAATAAGTTGCACGGAACGCTCTTCACCTACTTTGAGAATGAAGCCCTGGACGCCGGACAGCCATTCAATTACACGTCAGACGGCCGTAACTATAATCCCCAGGAGCGGCAGCTTGATTTTGGCGGCTCTGTCGGTGGGCCGGTGGTGATTCCTCACCTCTACAACGGCCATAACAAGACGTTCTTCTTCTTCGCGTATGAGGAGTACTACAACAAGCAGACTCTTAATCAGGGAACGATTACCGTTCCGACGCTGGCGTATCGCAACGGCGATCTCAGCTCTCTTCTGCTCGGTCCTATTAAGGACTCCAGCGGAAACCCGGTGCTGGATTGCCTGGGTCGACAGATGATCAACGGCGCAGTTTACAACCCGGCGACGACCAGAACGGCAACCTGCACCAATGGGTCGACCGCAGTGGTGCGCGATCCATTCCCGAACAACTTTATCGGCGCGCCCAGCACATGGGACCCGGTGGCGCAGAAGGTCCTTCCTTACATTCCTACACCTTCGGGATCGACTGCCAGCGCGCTGACGAACAACTATCCGAATTTGCAGCCGAACAATAAATACCAGTACCTGACGAGCATCAAGATCGACCACTCGATCGGGGAGAGGTGGCACTTCTCGGGTTACTACATCAACGAACAGTCGAATAAAGACAATGCGGCTAACGGCATTAACGGCACGGCAACCCAGACACGGTGGAACACGACCCCCGCGCCGCAGGTGTATCTGAACGCGGACTTTACGGCGACGCCGAGGCTGGTGTTTCATGCCGGTTTCGACTTTACGCGGCACGATGCCCTGCAGAATTCGGCGATACAAAACTTCGATTCGACAACTCTTGGGTTGAATACGGCGGCAAATATGCCTGGCGGTGCTGCGCGTACCTTCCCGATTATTTACGGACTCAACGTTAACCGTTCGGGCGTTCCGCAGTTGGGTAATAACAACGCTCCGTTTTATGACGACAACTGGTATCCCACGGTTTCCGCGACCTGGGTGCATGGCAATCATACGTTCAAGTTCGGCGGCGATCTCCGTCACCAGGTGTTTGGCACGCACAACGATCTGTCGGCGGGAACGTACGGCTTTGATGCCAGCGAGACTTCACTGCCGTCGGCACAGGGTCAGAACCTTTATGGAGCCAGCATCGGAGATGCCTTTGCGAGCTTCGCTCTAGGGCAGTTGAACAGCGCCAGCATCGGGAACGACAACATCCAGTGGTTCCACCGCAAGGAGTCCGGGTTCTATGGCACGGATACCTGGAAGGCCACGAAACGAATTACGCTGAATTATGGGCTGCGTTGGGACCTCGAACAGATGCAGCAGGAGCAGCACAACCGGGTCACTCAATTCAGCCCGACTGTCGCGAATCCATCGGCGGGCGGCCTGTTGGGTGGAACCGAATATGAAGGGTATGGAGCAGGACGCTGCAACTGCATCTTCGAGAAGTTCTATCCCTGGATGATTCAGCCTCGTCTTGGCGTCAATTACATGCTGAATGATAAGACTGTGATCCATGTCGGGACTGGACTCTACAGCGGCCAGCAGCTCTTCATGAATGAGATCAACTACAGCAATCAGGGATTCGGCTTCAACACGGTGACGCTGAACAGCCCATCGTATGGCATTGCCGCCGGTCAGTTCTCCAACGGCATACCGTACAACCCGGCGGCCCTGACGGCGACTCACTTCGACCCTGGCGCCTACCCGAATGTGGGCCAGCTCAACTCGCCTCCGGCATTTATTGTTCCGAACAATGGCCGCCCGCCGCGCTTTTTCCAAACAACGATTGGCGTTGAGCGTACTCTCGCCAAGGACCTGTCGGTCGAAGCATCTTTCATCGACAACCGCGGTGTTTGGCTGTCATCGGACGGGTTGAGGGGATACAACCAGCTTCCTCCGTCGGTGCTAAAGAGCAAGTACGGTTTGGACGTTACCAATCCGGCTGACTTTGCTTTGTTGACACAGCCGATTAGCTCTGCAGCGGTGAAGGCGAGGGGCTTCTCGAAGCCGTACGATACCTTCCCGTCCGGAGCCAGCCTGGCTCAGTCGCTGCGGCCATTCCCACAGTTCAGCAGCGTGACCGATGCCTACGAGCACGATGGCAATACCTGGTATGACGCGCTTCAGGTGAAGGTCACCAAACGGCTCGGCTATGGTTTGTCGGGCGGTCTCGGTTACACATGGGCGAAGGACCTGGGAACGGTGTCGAGCACCGGAACCTACACTACAGCGACGGTGATTCAGGACCCGACTCTGTCGCCGAAGAGCCAGAAATCTTTTCTGGCGATCGACGAGCCGCAGATGCTGAACTTCTACTTCAATTATGAAGTGCCGAGAACGAGCTTTGCACAGAACGGCTGGAAGGCTGCGCTGTTTGCGGGCTGGACGTTCGACGGCATCTTCCACTACCAGAGCGGTTTTCCGATTCAAGTACCGGGATCGACGAGCACGCTGACTTCAGTGACGTTTGCCGACGGGGTTTTTGCAAATCGCGTTCCGGGACAACCGCTCTTTCTGCATGGCCTCAACAACCACAACGTCAACCCAAGAACGACGTTCTTCCTCAACCCTGCTGCGTGGGCCAACCCTGCACCTGGAACCTACGCCACTTCGAAGCCGTACTACAACGATT
- a CDS encoding glycosyl hydrolase family 28-related protein translates to MTDPMTVRGMQATSRRRLLSLGCAGGMMGLMGMPGVAQAAESKGGPVPGMKNVMDFGARGEGSTDDTAAFQRALDATHAAGGGTVYAPPGKYLFRGTLDVPEGVALRGSYLCVPSHAGLRDKGQAKPGDDGTALFVTNGRGQEDGKSFLTLNSNSSVNGLTIFYPEQDAESVPVAYPWTIAMRGKNPAVQDVELLNPYLGIDASQNERHNIRNVTGQPLRRGIWVDAIYDIGRIENVHFNPWWNSHSKAYRWQTENGEAFVFGRSDWEYVFNTFCFGYHVGYKFVETSTGGCNGNYVGIGADDCNRAILVEQCAPYGLLIVNGEFTSFHGEDPTMVEVLASNRGVLRISNSAFWGPCQQIAKVGGSGTVGFSDCTFVQWSKEGEHAAIQASSGSLLVQGCEFLERKQHIALGEDVDRAVISGNLFAGPAQIQNASKHDVQIGLNAASS, encoded by the coding sequence ATGACTGATCCGATGACGGTTAGAGGGATGCAAGCAACATCGCGGCGCAGACTGCTTTCGCTGGGGTGCGCCGGAGGGATGATGGGGTTGATGGGGATGCCGGGTGTGGCGCAGGCAGCCGAGAGTAAAGGCGGTCCGGTTCCGGGGATGAAGAATGTGATGGACTTCGGTGCGCGGGGTGAGGGGAGCACGGACGATACGGCGGCGTTTCAGCGGGCGCTCGATGCGACGCATGCGGCGGGCGGCGGCACGGTGTATGCACCTCCGGGGAAGTATCTGTTTCGCGGCACGCTCGATGTGCCGGAGGGCGTTGCGCTTCGAGGCTCTTATCTGTGCGTGCCATCGCATGCAGGATTACGGGACAAGGGGCAGGCGAAACCGGGTGATGATGGCACCGCACTTTTTGTGACGAACGGGCGAGGGCAAGAGGATGGGAAATCCTTTCTTACGCTGAACAGCAACAGCTCGGTGAATGGGCTGACGATCTTTTATCCGGAGCAAGATGCAGAGAGTGTGCCGGTGGCGTATCCGTGGACGATTGCGATGCGCGGAAAGAACCCTGCGGTACAGGATGTTGAGCTGCTGAATCCTTATCTGGGGATCGATGCGAGCCAGAACGAGCGCCACAATATTCGTAACGTAACGGGACAGCCGCTGCGGCGCGGCATCTGGGTGGATGCGATCTATGACATTGGCCGGATTGAGAATGTTCACTTCAATCCATGGTGGAACTCACACAGCAAGGCCTATCGCTGGCAGACGGAGAACGGAGAGGCGTTTGTCTTTGGCCGGTCGGATTGGGAGTATGTGTTCAATACCTTCTGCTTTGGCTATCACGTTGGGTATAAGTTTGTGGAGACCTCGACGGGCGGATGCAATGGCAACTATGTCGGCATTGGTGCGGATGATTGCAATCGTGCCATCCTCGTCGAGCAGTGTGCGCCATATGGTCTTCTGATTGTGAACGGCGAGTTCACCTCATTCCACGGGGAAGACCCTACGATGGTCGAGGTGCTTGCGAGCAATCGCGGTGTGCTTCGCATCAGCAACAGTGCGTTCTGGGGACCATGCCAGCAGATCGCGAAGGTGGGAGGAAGCGGCACGGTAGGATTCAGTGATTGCACGTTTGTGCAGTGGAGCAAGGAGGGAGAACATGCCGCGATCCAGGCGTCCTCCGGCAGCCTGCTGGTGCAAGGGTGCGAGTTTCTTGAGAGGAAGCAGCACATTGCGCTGGGTGAGGACGTGGACCGCGCTGTGATCTCCGGCAATCTCTTTGCCGGGCCTGCGCAGATTCAAAATGCATCGAAGCATGATGTTCAGATTGGGTTGAATGCGGCTTCGTCGTGA
- a CDS encoding RNA polymerase sigma factor, which yields MSERSTEQIRELLDSLYRVDSGRILATLIRLLGDFDLAEEAMHEAFAAALGLWPSSGVPDSPRPWLISTARFKAIDTLRRRARLDASQDELARYLEAQASMAQSSNEEDSVEDDRLRLIFTCCHPSLPPEAHVALTLREVCGLTTEEIAKAFLITPRTLAQRIVRAKAKIRDARIPYQVPSSQELPERLDAVLQVIYLVFNEGYSAAAGAEVTRAELTAEAIRLGRLLSELLPEPEVMGLLSLMLLQESRHAARTSPTGELVLLENQNRSLWNREQIAEGLALVERALRSHRFGSYTLQAAIAAVHAEAESAAETDWRQIVALYNRLVRIQPSPVVELNRAVAIAMRDGPEVGLAHIDAVLEHGELANYYLAHSARADMCRRLGRTTEARSSYEKALALTQQEPERRFLEERLRQLK from the coding sequence ATGTCCGAGCGTTCCACGGAGCAGATACGCGAATTGCTCGACTCCCTGTATCGCGTGGATTCGGGACGGATCCTTGCAACGCTGATCCGCTTGCTCGGTGATTTCGATCTTGCCGAGGAGGCGATGCACGAAGCCTTTGCGGCTGCGCTGGGCCTGTGGCCGAGCAGCGGTGTACCCGATAGTCCGCGGCCATGGTTGATCTCGACAGCCCGCTTCAAAGCCATTGATACGCTGCGTAGGCGCGCACGATTGGATGCCTCTCAAGACGAGCTTGCGCGATATCTCGAAGCACAAGCGAGCATGGCACAAAGCTCCAACGAAGAGGACAGCGTTGAGGATGACCGGCTGCGCCTGATCTTTACCTGCTGTCATCCCTCTCTACCGCCGGAAGCGCACGTTGCGCTCACCTTGCGCGAGGTGTGCGGGCTGACTACCGAGGAGATTGCGAAGGCCTTCCTCATCACTCCGCGTACCTTGGCGCAGCGCATTGTGCGCGCAAAGGCAAAGATTCGAGACGCACGCATTCCGTACCAGGTGCCGTCGTCGCAGGAACTACCGGAGCGACTGGACGCTGTGCTTCAGGTCATCTATCTCGTCTTTAACGAGGGCTATTCGGCTGCGGCAGGAGCAGAGGTAACGCGGGCCGAGCTGACCGCCGAGGCGATTCGACTGGGCCGCTTGCTAAGCGAACTCCTGCCGGAGCCCGAAGTCATGGGACTGCTCTCCCTGATGTTGCTCCAGGAATCCCGTCACGCCGCGAGAACATCGCCGACCGGAGAGCTGGTCTTGCTGGAAAATCAAAACCGCTCACTCTGGAACCGGGAGCAGATCGCGGAGGGTCTGGCTTTGGTGGAGAGAGCGCTGAGGTCCCACCGCTTCGGCTCTTACACCCTACAGGCTGCAATTGCCGCCGTTCACGCAGAGGCGGAATCAGCCGCTGAGACTGACTGGCGGCAGATCGTCGCGCTCTACAACCGGCTGGTACGAATTCAACCTTCGCCGGTCGTTGAACTAAATCGTGCCGTAGCCATTGCCATGCGCGATGGCCCAGAGGTCGGTCTGGCGCATATCGACGCGGTGTTGGAACATGGCGAACTGGCAAATTATTACCTGGCGCACTCAGCCCGAGCGGACATGTGCCGCAGGCTCGGCAGGACAACGGAAGCCCGGTCCTCGTATGAGAAAGCTCTGGCGCTGACCCAACAGGAACCGGAACGGAGGTTCCTCGAAGAGCGACTTCGGCAGTTGAAATAA
- a CDS encoding YciI family protein: protein MKYICLGYIQPGKFENLSESERNAMLDECFTYDDELRSNGHFAAGEALQPANTAMTLYWKNGKVAVSDGPYAETKEQLGGILVLEARDLNHAIQLISQHPGVKMGPFEIRPVADLNAMIKESEQRRGKNTPR from the coding sequence ATGAAATACATCTGTTTGGGATACATCCAGCCGGGCAAGTTCGAAAACCTGTCTGAGAGCGAACGTAACGCCATGCTCGACGAGTGTTTCACCTACGACGACGAGCTGCGGAGCAATGGGCACTTTGCTGCCGGCGAAGCTCTCCAACCGGCCAACACGGCAATGACCTTGTATTGGAAGAACGGAAAGGTTGCAGTGTCGGACGGCCCATACGCGGAGACGAAGGAGCAATTGGGTGGAATCCTTGTGCTCGAAGCCCGCGATCTCAATCACGCTATTCAGCTCATCTCGCAACATCCCGGAGTGAAGATGGGGCCGTTCGAGATACGTCCAGTGGCGGATTTGAACGCAATGATAAAAGAGAGCGAGCAGCGACGGGGAAAGAACACTCCGCGATAA
- a CDS encoding dihydrofolate reductase family protein, with translation MSKVRVAGFGLSLDGFGAGIEQSLDDPLGKRGPELFQWFFHTRTFRAMLGQEDGSTGVDDTFGRRAMENFGAFILGRNMFGPVRGPWPDDSWKGWWGPNPPYHTPTFILTHYEREPIVMEGGTTFYFVTGGIEEALRLAKQAAGDKDIKIGGGVSTVRQYLQAGLIDSLQLALSPVALGQGEALLSGIDLRALGFSVTEHVATEHATHVVLTKG, from the coding sequence ATGTCAAAGGTTCGTGTCGCAGGATTTGGTCTTTCGTTGGACGGCTTCGGAGCAGGGATAGAGCAGAGCCTGGACGATCCGCTAGGCAAGCGCGGTCCAGAGCTCTTTCAGTGGTTCTTTCATACCAGGACGTTCCGCGCCATGCTTGGGCAGGAAGACGGATCGACCGGTGTGGACGACACGTTCGGTCGGCGGGCGATGGAAAACTTTGGCGCCTTCATCCTTGGCCGCAACATGTTCGGTCCGGTCCGTGGCCCGTGGCCGGACGACTCGTGGAAGGGATGGTGGGGGCCCAATCCGCCATACCACACGCCGACCTTCATTCTCACCCACTACGAGCGAGAGCCCATCGTGATGGAAGGCGGGACGACCTTCTACTTTGTCACCGGCGGAATCGAAGAGGCGCTGAGGCTCGCGAAACAAGCAGCGGGTGACAAGGACATCAAGATCGGAGGCGGTGTCTCCACCGTGCGGCAGTATCTGCAGGCTGGGCTGATCGACTCCCTCCAGCTTGCACTTTCACCGGTTGCCCTCGGCCAGGGCGAAGCACTTCTTAGCGGCATCGACCTGCGCGCCTTAGGATTTTCTGTGACCGAGCACGTAGCTACAGAGCACGCAACGCACGTTGTACTCACGAAAGGATAG
- the glgA gene encoding glycogen synthase GlgA, whose amino-acid sequence MHIVFAASECAPWAKTGGLADVVSALPRTLVKLGHKISVFIPYYRQVAKAVPRAPVVLPSVTIPYPSYNRFVRILDGGVTEGVQMYFVDCPEFFDRESFYSTPSGDYPDNAERFGLLSRAVIEASKVLGIPDVFHVHDWQTAMLAVLLRSTYYFDPVLRRVPALLTIHNAGYQGWFPPQTMETLLLPWDMFTFDKLEQNDKVNFLKGGIVYADAVTTVSRTYAEEIKTPEFGSGLEGVLQQRSGDLVGILNGVDYEEWDPAIDPHIAAHYTADDLAGKRECRRDLLHAFGLRDVKDETAVIGVVSRFATQKGFDLIVEVMDRLVQEDMVLVMLGNGEEYYERLLTEMAARYPSKVKVQVKYDNVMAHKVEAGADMFLMPSRYEPCGLNQIYSLKYGTVPVVRATGGLEDTIDEQPDGGGNGFKFWGYSADALMDALHRALTVFRDKEAWTKMMQRGMAQDFAWDKPAQEYLRIYERVIQNRS is encoded by the coding sequence ATGCATATCGTATTTGCAGCATCGGAGTGCGCTCCCTGGGCGAAGACTGGCGGACTTGCAGACGTGGTGAGCGCGTTGCCGCGTACCTTGGTAAAGCTGGGCCACAAAATCAGCGTGTTTATTCCGTACTATCGGCAGGTAGCGAAGGCGGTGCCTCGCGCCCCGGTGGTTCTGCCCAGCGTGACGATTCCGTATCCGTCGTACAACCGCTTTGTGCGCATCCTCGATGGCGGCGTCACCGAGGGCGTACAGATGTACTTTGTCGATTGCCCGGAGTTCTTTGATCGCGAGAGCTTCTATTCGACTCCTTCCGGAGATTATCCGGACAACGCGGAGCGGTTTGGGCTGCTGAGCCGCGCTGTGATCGAGGCATCGAAGGTGCTGGGCATTCCGGATGTCTTTCATGTGCATGACTGGCAGACGGCAATGCTGGCGGTGCTGCTGCGCTCGACCTATTATTTCGACCCGGTGCTGCGACGCGTTCCGGCGTTGCTGACGATTCATAATGCGGGCTATCAGGGCTGGTTTCCGCCGCAGACGATGGAGACGCTGCTGCTGCCGTGGGACATGTTCACCTTCGACAAGCTGGAGCAGAACGACAAGGTGAATTTTCTGAAAGGCGGCATCGTCTACGCTGACGCCGTTACGACTGTCAGCCGCACTTATGCAGAAGAGATTAAGACGCCGGAGTTTGGCAGCGGACTGGAGGGCGTTTTACAGCAGCGAAGCGGCGATCTGGTGGGCATTCTTAACGGGGTTGATTACGAAGAGTGGGACCCCGCCATCGACCCGCATATTGCAGCCCACTATACCGCCGACGATCTGGCAGGGAAGCGAGAGTGCCGCCGCGACCTGCTCCATGCCTTCGGACTGCGGGACGTGAAAGATGAGACTGCCGTAATTGGCGTGGTCTCGCGCTTTGCTACGCAGAAGGGCTTTGACCTGATCGTCGAAGTGATGGACCGGCTGGTGCAGGAAGATATGGTGCTGGTGATGCTCGGCAATGGTGAGGAGTACTACGAGCGCCTGTTAACGGAGATGGCCGCGCGCTACCCTTCCAAGGTAAAAGTACAGGTGAAGTACGACAACGTGATGGCGCACAAGGTAGAGGCGGGTGCAGACATGTTCCTGATGCCGTCGCGCTATGAGCCGTGTGGGTTGAACCAGATCTATAGCCTGAAGTATGGCACGGTTCCTGTCGTCCGCGCTACGGGTGGCCTCGAAGACACGATCGACGAGCAGCCGGATGGTGGAGGCAATGGCTTCAAGTTTTGGGGATACAGCGCTGATGCTCTAATGGACGCTTTGCACCGAGCCCTTACCGTCTTTCGCGATAAAGAAGCATGGACCAAGATGATGCAGCGTGGAATGGCGCAGGACTTCGCCTGGGACAAGCCGGCACAGGAGTACCTCCGGATCTATGAACGGGTGATTCAAAACCGAAGCTAA
- the rsmA gene encoding 16S rRNA (adenine(1518)-N(6)/adenine(1519)-N(6))-dimethyltransferase RsmA, translated as MHMKRKPKLGQNFLVDDTARHAIVDALGDLRSRTVIEIGPGHGSITEILADRCHRLIALELDSALAAELTFRFRNQPQVQIVEIDVLKADLRTLVPEGEAVDVIGNLPYYITSDILLKLFAAGSAGIVSRAVLMMQREVADRVSAAPGVRDYGLLSATAQMNAQVEHLFTLPPAAFSPPPDVYSTVLRLHFAPRFAELGVDAPGFDAFLKQIFAQKRKTLQNNLRAAGYSAEQLAAAWPDSIPPQARAEALPLESIAQLYKALPEMKPA; from the coding sequence ATGCACATGAAACGCAAACCAAAACTCGGCCAGAACTTCCTTGTTGACGACACCGCACGCCACGCTATCGTCGATGCTCTCGGCGACCTTCGCAGCCGCACCGTCATCGAGATCGGCCCGGGCCACGGCTCCATTACCGAGATACTCGCCGACCGTTGTCATCGCCTCATCGCGCTCGAACTGGACTCCGCTCTCGCCGCCGAGCTTACCTTCCGCTTCCGCAACCAGCCGCAGGTACAGATCGTCGAGATCGACGTCCTCAAAGCCGACCTTCGCACCCTTGTCCCCGAAGGCGAAGCCGTGGACGTGATCGGCAATCTGCCCTACTACATCACCTCCGATATCCTGTTGAAGCTCTTCGCCGCCGGCAGTGCAGGCATCGTTTCCCGGGCCGTCCTCATGATGCAGCGCGAGGTTGCCGACCGCGTCTCCGCCGCGCCGGGAGTCCGCGACTACGGCCTGCTCTCCGCCACGGCGCAGATGAACGCGCAGGTCGAACATCTCTTCACACTGCCGCCCGCGGCCTTCTCACCGCCACCCGATGTCTACTCCACGGTACTGCGTCTCCACTTTGCCCCGCGTTTCGCCGAGCTGGGTGTTGATGCTCCCGGCTTCGATGCATTCCTCAAGCAGATCTTCGCGCAAAAGCGTAAGACGCTTCAGAACAACCTCCGTGCCGCCGGATACTCTGCCGAACAGCTCGCCGCCGCATGGCCCGACAGCATCCCACCGCAGGCACGCGCAGAGGCCCTGCCGCTGGAGTCGATTGCCCAGCTCTACAAGGCCCTGCCCGAGATGAAACCAGCCTAA